From a single Lolium rigidum isolate FL_2022 chromosome 7, APGP_CSIRO_Lrig_0.1, whole genome shotgun sequence genomic region:
- the LOC124678768 gene encoding protein CHROMATIN REMODELING 4, which yields MKERSSLCDSAADGNWVSKYKRKRSKLTAASSSNEHEVASPTPDSLMNNGSIKKRSKHDAGISTSTKKIRGHDGYFYECVECDLGGNLLCCDSCPRTYHLECLNPPLKRAPPGNWQCPTCRTEQVSLKLLVNADADTSKRERTRRMRGNTTSDSPSPHNKGSVKTQSPIQERNDSKVSVKIRSPIQERNESTEQGKLSCGGTLKEGDPSVKNEVQKKKPLIVHLKRRPTKELSAITKPLKSEILGKPPEENQEKHGGALKIKKNLRSMDLSPKKYKSKRQHSHRDCKRSETKGLRYLATDVDSDSSMGPSTSPDHSESPPKRKSSDGRTPTSSAKKGKKKVKFVDKKHSEVLGVAGDKIMTPQEDLQVQPGKQVDRILGCRLQTSQIISQPHASSEQIESTDLQPEDAAPSSASSVLARSLSNDTDNTLEDVIADESVNPASENHLDGVEAQKESNGKSHENNESVNPDDAMKTVSDCSTDQIITAKDSGVAGENIASENGDFEAISIVPAEGTSEKGDIKLLVSKEDAIVLTKQEDTPESKVHVSIKGTAGNGHDDTAYEFLVKWVGKSNIHNSWISESELRTLAKRKLENYKAKYGMALINICKDQWCQPQRVIAMRVSLDEVEEALIKWCGLPYDECTWERLDEPIMLKYVHLVTHFKKFECQALEKDMRGNSANARNRQELSVLVEQPKELKGGLLFPHQLEALNWLRKCWYKSKNVILADEMGLGKTVSACAFLSSLCCEFKINLPCLVLVPLSTMPNWMAEFASWAPHLNVVEYHGSARARSTIRQYEWYEGDATQIGKSKKSHKFNVLLTTYEMVLVDATYLRSVSWEVLIVDEGHRLKNSSSKLFSLLNTLSFQHRVLLTGTPLQNNIGEMYNLLNFLQPDSFPSLASFEEKFNDLATAEKVEELKKLVAPHMLRRLKKDAMKNIPPKTERMVPVELTSIQAEYYRAMLTKNYQVLRSTGKGGAHQSLLNIVMQLRKVCNHPYLIAGTEPESGSPEFLHEMRIKASAKLALLHSMLKMLRRDGHRVLIFSQMTKLLDILEDYMTLEFGPKTFERVDGSVSVAERQAAITRFNQDKTRFVFLLSTRSCGLGINLATADTVIIYDSDFNPHADIQAMNRAHRIGQSNRLLVYRLVVRASVEERILQLAKKKLMLDQLFVNKSESQKEVEDIIRWGTEELFRNGNEVNTKDNEDVSGAKHDVSDVEVKHRRRTGGLGDVYEDKCIGSSTNLIWDENAIMKLLDRSNLPTTVAESTDGDLDNDMLGTVKSIDWNDDVNDDPGATEDIPNSDNDGCEQASETKQDASNPVEENEWDKLLRLRWEQYQIEEEASLGRGKRLRKAVSYRETFAAIANEALSEVSDDGDEPKREYTAAGLVLKEKYGKLRARQKERIAQRHVIKNYADDKLEDFIKLYDSSVDEYGVNPLRIVEDPDSAQPSGAKRFSDSTAEMRHSSKKAKRYPEISRELHAKLAANANSSKHPSKATDVLNPAIPHHLLPVLGLCAPNADQINSYKNSNCGPSMKEQKRASGEVANKPLSPSAADHSSEHKNDGQSGPSKTTYPGSSETLRRLNNIIPDSYFPFHPIPPISGKALFDPIENPLPSIASFQGNMGLPNFGVEDNIPLKHMKSVPDLFPNFSLGTSDEYARSSIPELPNSSFLPSFMADIAGTSKKSRSKLMADMSALLPGLGINPGQPIHSAMPENHKKVLDNIMMRAQYATNKFMKKRSKPDYWSEDELDALWIGVRRHGRGNWDAMLRDPKLKFLSHRTSEELAMRWILEEQKIMEEPMPTATKNPNSTFPGLSDAMMSRALNGSNLSQHKMEPPKLHSHLTDIQLGCSDLPPRFPHVEPSNYMSSVEGGPSLTPWKNFKHKPGYGGDFPGSTSDKWEKADAVPPYMPNPFMMESVGSLPMNIQNSSSIQQNEFASSAHENILLHGVSNGQADLFREMQRRVKLGKQPIGMNPYHTKHSNPLLESAGVFGSSKSNKLPHWLQEAVRAPPSKPLEYELPATVSAIAQSVCLLLGEEKTAIPPFPFPGPRLSRPKDPRNTPKKRRVHKVQQASSQAEHPKIGSGQGDHVSTPALQLMEALPTSTAIDHNNGAPPINLNSLSSSSVCSQRQDATPALEVSEATAAACTSRSETPETGCQKAEFSGVDDIATDPGAPGSKLSGSGNPPTEFSMLPVVDAAVISTAPFVGPISSGDDQEPEQDSLLGIDRGIDNTEKLLEKAMPLDESRDSGASHSDSAHVVDEDKVNDIVADDMR from the exons ATGAAGGAGAGGAGCTCTCTATGCGATAGTGCAGCAGATGGAAATTGGGTTTCCAAATACAAAAGAAAGCGAAGCAAGTTAACAGCAGCTAGCTCATCAAATGAGCATGAGGTTGCATCACCAACGCCGGACTCTCTTATGAACAATGGTTCCATAAAGAAGAGGTCCAAGCATGACGCTGGCATTTCTACGTCGACCAAGAAGATACGAGGGCATGATGGG tatttctacGAGTGTGTAGAATGTGACCTTGGTGGCAATTTGCTGTGTTGCGATAGCTGTCCACGAACATACCACTTGGAATGTCTTAATCCTCCTCTTAAG CGTGCACCACCTGGGAATTGGCAATGTCCAACATGTCGTACAGAACAAGTTAGCTTGAAGTTGTTAGTCAATGCAGATGCTGACACTTCCAAACGTGAAAGAACTAGAAGAATGCGTGGAAACACCACATCAGATAGCCCATCTCCCCATAACAAAGGATCTGTCAAAACCCAGAGTCCCATACAAGAGAGAAATGATAGCAAAGTATCTGTCAAAATCCGGAGTCCCATACAAGAGAGAAATGAATCAACCGAACAAGGAAAACTGTCATGTGGTGGCACATTGAAGGAGGGTGACCCAAGTGTGAAGAATGAAGTTCAGAAAAAGAAGCCATTGATAGTACATCTGAAAAGGCGTCCAACCAAGGAATTATCTGCAATTACGAAGCCCTTGAAGTCAGAAATCCTTGGTAAGCCGCCAGAAGAGAACCAGGAAAAACATGGAGGTGCtttgaaaataaagaaaaatctgCGCTCCATGGACTTGTCTCCAAAGAAATATAAAAGCAAGAGGCAACATAGTCACAGAGACTGTAAGCGATCTGAAACAAAAGGGCTCAGGTATTTGGCAACGGATGTTGACAGTGATTCATCAATGGGACCATCTACATCTCCTGACCACAGCGAATCACCACCAAAAAGAAAATCTTCAGATGGTAGAACACCTACATCTAGTGccaagaaaggaaaaaagaaagtgaAATTTGTTGATAAAAAACATTCAGAG GTGCTAGGTGTGGCAGGGGACAAAATAATGACACCTCAGGAGGATCTGCAGGTTCAGCCTGGGAAACAA GTTGACCGCATCTTAGGCTGTCGGCTTCAAACCAGCCAAATCATTTCACAGCCCCATGCTTCATCAGAGCAGATTGAATCAACTGATTTGCAGCCAGAAGATGCAGCTCCTTCTAGTGCTTCCAGTGTACTAGCGCGGTCTTTAAGCAACGATACTGATAACACACTGGAGGATGTAATCGCTGATGAATCAGTAAATCCTGCCTCCGAAAATCATTTAGATGGTGTTGAAGCGCAAAAGGAGAGTAATGGTAAATCACATGAAAATAATGAGTCAGTGAACCCAGACGATGCCATGAAGACAGTGTCAGATTGTTCCACTGATCAAATCATCACAGCAAAGGATTCTGGAGTAGCAGGAGAAAACATAGCTTCAGAAAATGGTGATTTTGAGGCGATATCTATTGTTCCAGCTGAAGGAACATCAGAAAAGGGCGACATCAAACTTCTAGTTTCCAAAGAGGATGCAATAGTACTGACGAAACAAGAGGATACACCTGAAAGTAAAGTACATGTAAGCATAAAAGGAACTGCAGGGAATGGCCATGATGATACTGCATATGAATTTTTGGTCAAATGGGTTGGAAAATCAAACATCCATAACAGCTGGATTTCTGAATCTGAACTAAGAACACTAGCAAAACGGAAACTAGAGAATTACAAAGCAAAGTATGGAATGGCTTTGATAAACATTTGCAAGGACCAGTGGTGCCAACCACAACGAGTTATTGCTATGCGTGTTTCCTTAGATGAAGTAGAAGAGGCTTTAATCAAATGGTGTGGCCTACCTTATGATGAATGCACTTGGGAAAGATTAGATGAACCTATCATGCTCAAGTATGTCCATTTGGTTACTCATTTCAAGAAATTTGAATGCCAGGCTTTGGAAAAGGACATGAGAGGTAACTCTGCAAACGCAAGAAACAGACAAGAGTTGAGCGTGTTGGTTGAGCAGCCAAAAGAGCTTAAGGGAGGCTTGCTCTTCCCTCATCAACTGGAAGCATTGAACTGGCTGCGTAAATGTTGGTACAAGTCGAAAAATGTTATCCTTGCTGATGAGATGGGTCTTGGGAAGACAGTGTCTGCTTGTGCTTTTTTGTCGTCCCTGTGCTGTGAATTTAAGATTAACTTGCCTTGTCTTGTCTTGGTCCCTCTTTCTACCATGCCTAATTGGATGGCTGAATTTGCATCTTGGGCCCCTCATTTAAATGTTGTGGAGTACCATGGTTCTGCAAGGGCAAGATCTACAATTCGTCAATATGAGTGGTATGAGGGCGATGCAACCCAGATAGGTAAAAGCAAGAAATCTCACAAGTTCAATGTCTTGCTCACCACTTACGAAATGGTGCTTGTTGATGCTACATATCTTCGTTCTGTGTCATGGGAAGTTCTTATAGTTGATGAGGGGCATCGGTTGAAGAATTCTAGCAGCAAACTCTTCAGTTTGCTGAATACATTATCATTTCAGCACAGGGTTTTGTTGACTGGAACCCCATTACAGAACAACATCGGAGAGATGTATAATTTATTGAACTTTCTACAGCCTGATTCTTTCCCTTCTCTAGCATCATTTGAGGAGAAGTTTAATGACCTTGCAACAGCAGAGAAAGTGGAGGAGCTGAAGAAACTGGTAGCTCCACATATGCTTCGAAGGCTGAAAAAGGATGCAATGAAAAATATCCCCCCGAAGACGGAGAGAATGGTGCCTGTTGAATTGACATCAATCCAGGCTGAATACTACCGTGCTATGCTTACAAAGAACTACCAAGTACTGCGCAGTACTGGAAAAGGTGGTGCTCATCAGTCATTACTCAACATAGTAATGCAGCTTCGGAAAGTTTGCAACCATCCCTATCTTATTGCTGGAACTGAACCTGAATCAGGTTCACCAGAGTTTTTGCATGAAATGAGAATAAAGGCATCAGCAAAGCTAGCTCTGTTGCATTCTATGCTCAAAATGTTACGCAGGGATGGCCACCGTGTTCTTATTTTTTCCCAGATGACAAAACTTCTTGACATCCTCGAAGATTACATGACTCTGGAATTTGGTCCTAAAACATTTGAAAGAGTAGATGGTTCGGTATCTGTGGCAGAACGCCAGGCAGCGATTACTCGTTTCAATCAGGACAAGACTCGTTTTGTTTTTTTGCTATCTACTCGGTCATGTGGTCTTGGGATCAATTTGGCAACTGCAGATACTGTAATCATATACGATTCTGATTTCAATCCACATGCTGATATACAGGCAATGAATAGGGCACACAGAATTGGACAGTCAAACAGACTTTTAGTTTACAGGCTTGTAGTGCGCGCTAGTGTTGAGGAGCGTATCTTGCAACTTGCCAAGAAGAAACTGATGCTTGATCAACTTTTTGTAAACAAATCAGAATCACAGAAGGAAGTGGAAGATATCATTCGCTGGGGAACTGAGGAGCTCTTTAGGAATGGCAATGAGGTGAATACTAAAGATAATGAGGACGTATCTGGTGCTAAACACGATGTATCAGATGTGGAGGTTAAGCATAGGAGGAGAACGGGTGGCCTAGGTGATGTTTATGAGGATAAATGTATTGGCAGTTCTACTAACCTTATTTGGGATGAAAATGCCATCATGAAGCTTCTTGATAGATCTAACCTTCCAACAACAGTAGCTGAAAGCACTGATGGTGACTTGGACAACGATATGCTTGGCACTGTAAAG TCAATCGATTGGAATGATGATGTGAATGATGATCCTGGTGCTACCGAGGACATTCCAAATAGTGATAACGATGGCTGTGAACAGGCATCTGAAACAAAACAGGATGCATCTAATCCTGTGGAAGAAAACGAATGGGACAAACTTTTACGCCTCAG GTGGGAGCAGTATCAGATTGAGGAGGAGGCATCTCTTGGTCGAGGCAAGCGTTTAAGGAAAGCTGTTTCCTACAGGGAAACCTTCGCAGCAATTGCTAATGAAGCATTAAGTgag GTCTCTGATGACGGGGATGAACCCAAGCGAGAATACACTGCAGCTGGACTGGTTTTGAAGGAAAAATA TGGAAAGCTCCGAGCTAGACAGAAGGAAAGGATTGCTCAACGGCATGTAATCAAGAACTATGCGGATGATAAACTTGAAGATTTCATAAAATTATATGACTCCAGCGTTGATGAATATGGTGTAAACCCTTTGAGAATTGTAGAAGATCCTGACTCCGCGCAGCCATCCGGGGCTAAACGTTTCAGTGATTCGACTGCAGAAATGAGGCATTCCTCGAAGAAAGCAAAGAGATACCCTGAAATTTCTCGAGAACTTCATGCCAAACTTGCTGCAAATGCTAATTCGTCAAAGCACCCCTCAAAGGCAACTGATGTCTTAAATCCAGCGATTCCACATCACCTCTTACCAGTGCTTGGCCTTTGTGCTCCAAATGCTGATCAGATAAACTCGTACAAGAATTCAAATTGTGGGCCAAGCATGAAGGAGCAAAAAAGAGCTAGTGGCGAAGTAGCCAACAAACCACTGTCACCTTCTGCGGCTGACCATTCCAGCGAACATAAAAATGATGGCCAATCAGGTCCTAGCAAGACTACGTATCCTGGTTCATCCGAGACTTTGCGAAGGCTGAATAACATCATTCCAGATAGCTACTTCCCGTTCCATCCT ATTCCTCCTATATCTGGGAAGGCGCTTTTTGATCCCATTGAAAACCCTTTACCATCTATTGCTTCATTCCAAGGGAATATGGGTCTTCCGAACTTTGGTGTGGAAGATAATATTCCACTTAAGCATATGAAGTCAGTACCAGATCTATTTCCCAACTTCTCACTGGGCACTAGTGATGAGTATGCTCGTAGTTCTATCCCAGAATTGCCAAACAGTTCATTTTTACCGAGCTTCATGGCAGATATTGCTGGAACTTCAAAAAAGTCAAGGTCAAAATTAATGGCAGATATGTCTGCCCTTCTTCCAGGGTTAGGTATTAACCCAGGTCAACCAATCCATTCAGCAATGCCTGAAAATCACAAGAAGGTATTGGACAATATAATGATGCGTGCTCAGTatgccacaaataaattcatgaaaaaGAGGTCAAAACCTGATTATTGGTCTGAAGATGAACTTGATGCTTTGTGGATTGGAGTTCGTAGGCACGGAAGGGGTAACTGGGATGCCATGCTTAGGGATCCAAAGTTGAAATTCTTGAGCCACCGTACTAGTGAAGAGCTGGCCATGAGATGGATTTTGGAGGAGCAGAAAATTATGGAGGAACCAATGCCTACTGCCACAAAAAATCCAAACTCTACATTTCCTGGTTTATCTGATGCAATGATGTCTCGAGCACTGAATGGAAGTAACTTATCTCAACATAAGATGGAGCCGCCAAAATTACATTCCCACCTAACTGATATTCAACTAGGTTGCAGTGATTTACCGCCTAGATTTCCTCATGTTGAGCCTTCGAATTACATGAGTTCAGTTGAGGGTGGTCCATCACTGACACCTTGGAAGAATTTCAAGCATAAACCAGGTTATGGCGGGGATTTTCCAGGAAGTACATCTGACAAGTGGGAGAAAGCCGATGCTGTCCCACCCTATATGCCAAATCCTTTTATGATGGAAAGCGTTGGTTCTCTACCCATGAACATACAAAACAGTAGTTCCATCCAGCAGAATGAATTTGCATCAAGTGCTCATGAGAACATTCTTCTTCATGGTGTTTCAAATGGGCAGGCTGATTTGTTTCGTGAGATGCAGCGACGTGTGAAGTTAGGTAAGCAGCCCATTGGGATGAATCCCTATCACACAAAGCACTCGAACCCTCTACTAGAAAGTGCTGGTGTATTTGGAAGTTCAAAATCAAACAAGCTACCTCATTGGCTTCAGGAGGCTGTGCGTGCTCCTCCATCTAAGCCACTTGAATATGAGCTACCAGCGACTGTTTCAGCTATTGCACAGTCTGTGTGCCTACTTCTTGGTGAAGAAAAAACAGCAATACCTCCATTCCCTTTCCCAGGACCTCGGCTTTCCCGCCCAAAGGACCCTAGAAATACTCCAAAGAAGAGGCGAGTACATAAGGTTCAGCAAGCTTCCAGCCAGGCAGAGCATCCCAAAATTGGATCTGGGCAAGGTGATCATGTATCAACTCCAGCGCTACAATTAATGGAAGCTCTGCCTACGTCTACTGCAATTGATCACAATAATGGTGCCCCTCCAATCAATTTAAACTCCCTGTCATCATCTTCCGTGTGCAGTCAGAGGCAAGATGCAACACCTGCTTTGGAAGTTTCAGAAGCTACTGCTGCTGCTTGTACTTCCAGGTCAGAGACTCCTGAAACTGGTTGCCAGAAAGCTGAATTCTCCGGGGTAGATGACATTGCTACTGATCCCGGTGCTCCAGGGAGCAAATTGTCGGGATCAGGTAATCCACCTACAGAATTCTCTATGCTGCCAGTGGTTGATGCAGCTGTTATAAGTACCGCACCGTTTGTAGGCCCTATATCCAGTGGTGATGATCAAGAGCCCGAACAAGACAGTCTGTTAGGCATCGACAGAGGGATTGACAACACAGAGAAGCTATTGGAGAAAGCTATGCCTCTTGACGAGAGCAGGGATTCCGGTGCATCACATTCAGATTCAGCCCACGTAGTTGATGAAGATAAAGTCAACGACATTGTTGCAGATGATATGCGATGA